One window of the Rosa rugosa chromosome 3, drRosRugo1.1, whole genome shotgun sequence genome contains the following:
- the LOC133738542 gene encoding uncharacterized protein LOC133738542 has protein sequence MAIKRLRTKWTPIQRETLEKAYSVERTPSEATKEELSKQLDLGYEQVTVWFMNRRAKDRRQGIVAKKSRMTRHQVATLEKTYAAEKNPSVSKREELGKKVGLSEIQVRLWYNKKRFEDQGKERKEKKKRGTGAKKPPKSALASSCDHLAFVSADLTGIPNPDSPCKSYTRCQNPNENWCCLCCKDVFCSVDLMNGHLFQHFKQTNHCLAVSCSDKSIWCYSCNSFLDAQAIPQLSAFSSSSNASREPSSSSRLESPDASKDSSSSSRLENLDALMVDVTDLISKPSPCPSFHPLDDNSFVDQDKLALAKKGLQKIFDCGLEALADPHVQEEFLSYSATVLSVDSCPSELKTILSSFRGNLSEETIAFLQAQHELKVASDLAASITERRFVLRYHHSKYAEVKKQIIASDEKVANLKAMIKRLEASLAEEKSNREKIDRVLDSIETGVMDARDGLLSDIEQVSAMEGTTKAANQLVAQRHSAWENLRNTFTEVYSNLHAGEQHAEPTS, from the exons ATGGCGATCAAGCGCCTCCGAACCAAGTGGACTCCGATTCAGCGCGAAACGCTCGAGAAGGCCTATTCAG TGGAGAGGACCCCATCGGAGGCGACGAAGGAGGAGCTATCGAAGCAGTTAGACCTCGGCTATGAGCAGGTCACGGTTTGGTTCATGAACCGAAGAGCCAAGGATCGGAGGCAGGGGATTGTGGCCAAGAAATCGAGAATGACTCGTCATCAGGTTGCGACTCTCGAGAAGACCTATGCCG CGGAGAAGAATCCGTCGGTGTCGAAAAGGGAGGAGCTTGGGAAGAAGGTGGGGCTTAGTGAGATTCAGGTGAGGCTGTGGTATAATAAGAAGAGATTTGAGGATCAGGGGAAGGagaggaaggagaagaagaagcggGGTACCGGGGCCAAGAAGCCACCGAAATCGGCACTGGCTTCGTCCTGTGATCACCTGGCTTTCGTGTCGGCTGACCTCACTGGCATTCCCAATCCTGACAGTCCCTGCAAAAG TTATACTAGATGCCAGAATCCCAATGAGAACTGGTGTTGTTTGTGCTGCAAGGATGTGTTCTGTAGTGTTGATTTGATGAACGGGCACTTGTTTCAGCATTTTAAGCAGACAAATCATTGTCTTGCTGTCAGCTGCAG TGATAAATCAATTTGGTGCTACTCCTGCAATTCATTCTTAGATGCTCAGGCAATTCCACAATTGAGTGCTTTTTCATCATCCTCCAATGCTTCCAGG GAGCCATCATCCTCATCCAGGCTAGAGAGCCCTGATGCCTCCAAG GATTCATCCTCCTCATCCAGGCTAGAGAACCTCGATGCTCTGATGGTTGATGTTACCGATCTCATATCCAAGCCATCTCCGTGCCCCAGTTTTCATCCACTGGATGATAACTCATTTGTCGACCAGGATAAGCTTGCATTAGCCAAGAAGGGACTCCAGAAGATCTTTGATTGTGGTTTAGAAGCTTTAGCCGATCCCCATGTACAAGAAGAGTTTCTTTCTTATTCAGCCACAGTTCTATCAGTCGATTCATGCCCATCAGAGTTGAAGACCATTCTTTCGTCTTTCAGAGGCAATCTCTCAGAGGAGACCATTGCTTTCCTCCAAGCTCAACATGAGTTGAAGGTGGCCTCCGACCTAGCAGCCTCGATTACTGAGAGAAGGTTTGTTCTCCGTTATCATCATTCGAAGTATGCTGAGGTGAAGAAACAAATTATTGCCTCAGATGAGAAAGTTGCGAACCTTAAGGCCATGATCAAAAGGTTGGAAGCTTCTTTGGCTGAAGAAAAGAGCAACAGAGAGAAGATTGATCGGGTTTTGGATTCTATCGAGACAGGAGTAATGGATGCTAGAGATGGATTGCTCTCTGATATAGAACAAGTGTCTGCCATGGAGGGAACGACCAAAGCAGCCAACCAGTTAGTAGCTCAACGCCACTCAGCATGGGAGAACCTAAGGAATACTTTTACAGAGGTATATAGTAATCTGCATGCAGGGGAACAACATGCTGAACCCACCAGTTAA
- the LOC133739525 gene encoding uncharacterized protein LOC133739525 yields the protein MATHGGSSSPPPPPSQENPIVEDDLDLLYGAESGWVDARTSCDHLPSLSSDLVHIPTPDTHCNRCQHPSENWLCLCCKEVLCSRFVNKHMLQHYQQINHCVALSYSDLSVWCFSCDAYLDAQLIPQLRPVYETAYLLKFGEAPPIRSV from the exons ATGGCAACACACGGTGGctcttcctctcctcctcctcctccttctcag GAAAACCCAATTGTAGAAGACGacttggacttgttatatggaGCTGAATCGGGTTGGGTCGATGCTCGCACATCCTGCGATCACCtgccttctctctcctccgatctTGTTCACATTCCCACCCCTGATACTCACTGCAACAG ATGCCAGCACCCAAGTGAGAACTGGTTATGTTTGTGCTGTAAGGAAGTCCTCTGCAGCCGTTTTGTAAACAAGCATATGCTGCAGCATTATCAGCAGATAAATCATTGTGTTGCTCTTAGCTACAG TGATCTCTCGGTTTGGTGTTTCTCCTGCGATGCATATTTAGATGCTCAATTGATCCCACAACTGCGGCCTGTATATGAAACTGCATACCTGCtgaagtttggtgaggcccCGCCAATCCGTTCGGTTTAA